A single region of the Mercenaria mercenaria strain notata chromosome 6, MADL_Memer_1, whole genome shotgun sequence genome encodes:
- the LOC123550659 gene encoding vacuolar protein sorting-associated protein 4B-like isoform X2: MSGGGTLQKAIELVTKATEEDKKKNYEEALKLYQHAVEYFLHAIKYEAQSDKAKESIRAKCIQYLDRAEKLKTYLGKNDKKPKPMKAGGGGSSKKDSSDSEDEEKSADTKKFEGALSGAIVMEKPNILWDDVAGLDGAKEALKEAVILPVKFPHLFTGKRKPWRGILLYGPPGTGKSFLAKAVATEANNSTFFSVSSSDLVSKWLGESEKLVKTLFSMARENKPSIIFIDEVDALCGSRSENESESARRIKTEFLVQMQGVGNDQDGVLVLGATNIPWSLDSAIRRRFEKRIYIPLPEAPARSLMFKLHLGSTPNSLTEEDFRQLGVKSDGYSGADVCIVVRDALMQPVRKVQTATHFRRVRGPSRDNPEVIVDDLLTPCSPGAPGAIEMNWTQVDGDKLLEPVVSMSDMLMSLSTQKATVNETDLKKHEEFTNDFGQEG, from the exons ATGTCTGGAGGAGGCACACTACAG AAAGCTATTGAGCTTGTTACCAAGGCAACAGAAGAAGATAAGAAGAAAAATTATGAAGAAGCCTTGAAACTATATCAACATGCTGTAGAGTATTTCCTACATGCAATCAAAT ATGAAGCACAGAGTGATAAAGCAAAGGAGAGCATTCGTGCCAAGTGTATACAGTACCTTGATAGAgctgaaaaactgaaaacatacCTCGGCAAAAATGACAAGAAACCAAAACCAATGAAAGCTGGTGGTGGAGGAAGTAGTAAGAA AGATTCGTCTGACAGTGAAGATGAAGAAAAAAGTGCTGATACAAAGAAATTTGAAGGGGCCTTGTcag GTGCCATTGTGATGGAGAAGCCCAACATTCTGTGGGATGATGTTGCTGGCCTCGACGGAGCCAAAGAAGCCCTTAAAGAAGCTGTCATTTTACCTGTAAAATTTCCACATTTGTTCACAG GGAAAAGAAAACCATGGCGTGGAATTCTTTTATATGGT CCTCCTGGAACAGGAAAGTCATTTTTAGCTAAGGCAGTAGCAACAGAAGCGAACAACTCAACATTTTTCTCAGTATCTTCATCTGACCTTGTGTCAAAGTGGCTCGGAGAATCTGAAAA ATTAGTCAAAACCTTATTCAGCATGGCTAGAGAAAACAAACCGAGTATAATATTTATTGATGAAGTGGATGCGCTATGTGGATCTCGCAGTGAAAATGAGTCAGAATCGGCACGAAGAATCAAAACTGAGTTTCTCGTTCAGATGCAAGGTGTAGGAAATGACCAGGATG gtGTACTAGTTTTAGGAGCTACAAATATACCATGGAGTTTAGATTCTGCTATACGTAGAAGATTTGAGAAGCGTATATATATCCCGCTTCCTGAGGCTCCAGCCAGGTCACTTATGTTTAAGCTTCATCTTGGCTCTACACCAAATTCACTCACTGAGGAAGACTTTAG ACAGCTGGGGGTGAAGTCGGATGGTTATTCTGGTGCAGATGTTTGTATTGTTGTGAGAGATGCCCTCATGCAGCCTGTACGTAAAGTACAGACAGCTACACACTTCAGGAGG GTAAGAGGTCCGTCCAGAGACAATCCAGAAGTTATTGTTGATGATCTTTTGACCCCATGTTCTCCAGGGGCACCTGGTGCAATAGAAATGAACTGGACACAAGTGGATGGTGATAAACTGCTAGAACCTGTTGTTAGCAtg AGTGATATGTTGATGTCACTGTCAACACAGAAAGCGACTGTCAATGAAACTGACTTGAAAAAACATGAAGAATTCACAAACGATTTTGGGCAGGAAGGCTAG
- the LOC123550659 gene encoding vacuolar protein sorting-associated protein 4B-like isoform X1, whose product MRYIEGRGAYYGGPAICKAIELVTKATEEDKKKNYEEALKLYQHAVEYFLHAIKYEAQSDKAKESIRAKCIQYLDRAEKLKTYLGKNDKKPKPMKAGGGGSSKKDSSDSEDEEKSADTKKFEGALSGAIVMEKPNILWDDVAGLDGAKEALKEAVILPVKFPHLFTGKRKPWRGILLYGPPGTGKSFLAKAVATEANNSTFFSVSSSDLVSKWLGESEKLVKTLFSMARENKPSIIFIDEVDALCGSRSENESESARRIKTEFLVQMQGVGNDQDGVLVLGATNIPWSLDSAIRRRFEKRIYIPLPEAPARSLMFKLHLGSTPNSLTEEDFRQLGVKSDGYSGADVCIVVRDALMQPVRKVQTATHFRRVRGPSRDNPEVIVDDLLTPCSPGAPGAIEMNWTQVDGDKLLEPVVSMSDMLMSLSTQKATVNETDLKKHEEFTNDFGQEG is encoded by the exons ATGCGGTACATTGAAGGCAGAGGTGCTTACTATGGGGGACCAGCAATATGT AAAGCTATTGAGCTTGTTACCAAGGCAACAGAAGAAGATAAGAAGAAAAATTATGAAGAAGCCTTGAAACTATATCAACATGCTGTAGAGTATTTCCTACATGCAATCAAAT ATGAAGCACAGAGTGATAAAGCAAAGGAGAGCATTCGTGCCAAGTGTATACAGTACCTTGATAGAgctgaaaaactgaaaacatacCTCGGCAAAAATGACAAGAAACCAAAACCAATGAAAGCTGGTGGTGGAGGAAGTAGTAAGAA AGATTCGTCTGACAGTGAAGATGAAGAAAAAAGTGCTGATACAAAGAAATTTGAAGGGGCCTTGTcag GTGCCATTGTGATGGAGAAGCCCAACATTCTGTGGGATGATGTTGCTGGCCTCGACGGAGCCAAAGAAGCCCTTAAAGAAGCTGTCATTTTACCTGTAAAATTTCCACATTTGTTCACAG GGAAAAGAAAACCATGGCGTGGAATTCTTTTATATGGT CCTCCTGGAACAGGAAAGTCATTTTTAGCTAAGGCAGTAGCAACAGAAGCGAACAACTCAACATTTTTCTCAGTATCTTCATCTGACCTTGTGTCAAAGTGGCTCGGAGAATCTGAAAA ATTAGTCAAAACCTTATTCAGCATGGCTAGAGAAAACAAACCGAGTATAATATTTATTGATGAAGTGGATGCGCTATGTGGATCTCGCAGTGAAAATGAGTCAGAATCGGCACGAAGAATCAAAACTGAGTTTCTCGTTCAGATGCAAGGTGTAGGAAATGACCAGGATG gtGTACTAGTTTTAGGAGCTACAAATATACCATGGAGTTTAGATTCTGCTATACGTAGAAGATTTGAGAAGCGTATATATATCCCGCTTCCTGAGGCTCCAGCCAGGTCACTTATGTTTAAGCTTCATCTTGGCTCTACACCAAATTCACTCACTGAGGAAGACTTTAG ACAGCTGGGGGTGAAGTCGGATGGTTATTCTGGTGCAGATGTTTGTATTGTTGTGAGAGATGCCCTCATGCAGCCTGTACGTAAAGTACAGACAGCTACACACTTCAGGAGG GTAAGAGGTCCGTCCAGAGACAATCCAGAAGTTATTGTTGATGATCTTTTGACCCCATGTTCTCCAGGGGCACCTGGTGCAATAGAAATGAACTGGACACAAGTGGATGGTGATAAACTGCTAGAACCTGTTGTTAGCAtg AGTGATATGTTGATGTCACTGTCAACACAGAAAGCGACTGTCAATGAAACTGACTTGAAAAAACATGAAGAATTCACAAACGATTTTGGGCAGGAAGGCTAG
- the LOC123549594 gene encoding myosin heavy chain, striated muscle-like, whose translation MALQKAIDIVTNAVEEDKKRNYKKALEQYEKSVEYFFHAIKFEAPSEKSKNSIREKCKQYLDRAERIRHYLSEKRYPKSLEDTDAGAYGGTDDFLYYEKSFENRVEGEKEQSEKLILEIESKLRDKEQENALLKTERDNFEKVNNKLNREIKELKDLLHSDPEIDNIQKKLESSFNLTLSYELDELKTEQRKERKHLVEQLGKGFDKKIKEKDKTLKQLEQKFQAEEKKRILLEEKFYSKRKKCKELNKRVEEIAKEKSEMKKDFEKERKTLEQEIQEKDRLIDKLRESR comes from the exons aaagcTATCGATATTGTAACCAATGCTGTAGAAGAAGACAAGAAAAGAAATTACAAGAAAGCATTGGAACAGTATGAGAAAAGTGTAGAATACTTTTTTCATGCAATTAAAT TTGAGGCCCCGTCTGAGAAGTCTAAGAATTCCATTCGTGAGAAATGCAAGCAGTACCTAGACAGGGCCGAAAGGATTAGACACTATCTCAGTGAAAAACGATATCCAAAATCCTTGGAGGACACAGATGCTGGGGCATATGGAGG AACCGACGATTTCCTCTACTATGAGAAGAGCTTTGAGAATAGGGTAGAAGGAGAAAAAGAGCAGTCTGAAAAGCTGATTTTGGAAATTGAAAGTAAATTAAGAGACAAGGAACAAGAAAATGCTTTACTCAAAACTGAAAGGGATAACTTTGAGAAAGTAAATAACAAGCTGAATAGAGAAATTAAAGAATTGAAAGATTTATTACATAGTGATCCCGAAATAGACAACATACAAAAGAAGTTAGAGTCTAGTTTCAATCTAACACTTAGTTATGAGCTAGACGAGTTGAAAACAGAACAGAGAAAGGAGCGTAAGCATCTTGTAGAACAACTAGGGAAAGGTTTTGATAAAAAGATTAAGGAGAAAGACAAAACATTGAAACAGTTGGAACAGAAATTTCAAGCAGAGGAAAAGAAAAGAATATTGCTTGAAGAGAAATTTTATTCAAAGCGGAAAAAGTGTAAAGAGCTGAATAAAAGAGTTGAAGAGATTGCAAAAGAGAAATCTGAAATGAAGAAAGATtttgaaaaggaaagaaaaacactTGAGCAAGAAATACAAGAGAAGGATAGACTAATCGATAAACTGCGAGAGTCTAGATAG